A DNA window from Brassica napus cultivar Da-Ae chromosome A4, Da-Ae, whole genome shotgun sequence contains the following coding sequences:
- the LOC106426826 gene encoding uncharacterized protein LOC106426826 isoform X2: MGRYSYSQPSQSGDMFGNNADSEYSETEDLIRRDQAELSLERRSSVIYPPQPEVEFGFPQVCYCGSPPQLVASRSINGEGRLVYTCANKDDGECHVWKWWDVAVMEEMRARDRHVLQLEEKVDNLSLLSDYDKLSSVCDNAKEKSVCSDGFEYVVCAMVVVLILIGLGIMYV, encoded by the exons ATGGGGCGCTACAGCTATAGCCAACCATCACAGTCGGGGGATATGTTTGGAAACAATGCAGACAGTGAATACTCCGAGACGGAGGATCTAATCCGACGTGATCAAGCTGAGCTAAGCTTAGAACGTCGTTCATCCGTCATATACCCTCCACAACCGGAGGTGGAGTTCGGGTTCCCGCAGGTTTGCTACTGTGGTTCTCCGCCACAGCTTGTAGCGTCTAGAAGTATTAATGGTGAAG GTCGCTTAGTATACACTTGCGCGAATAAAGACGACGGAGAGTGCCATGTATGGAAATGGTGGGACGTGGCGgtgatggaggagatgagagccAGAGATAGACATGTCCTCCAGCTGGAGGAAAAGGTAGATAACCTGTCCCTTTTGAGTGACTATGATAAGTTATCTTCCGTGTGTGATAATGCTAAGGAGAAATCTGTTTGTAGTGATGGGTTTGAGTATGTCGTGTGTGCTATGGTCGTTGTACTAATTTTAATAGGGTTGGGGATTATGTATGTGTAA
- the LOC106426799 gene encoding glutathione S-transferase T3-like yields the protein MDPNNIHSQSSSLLGLLQSQQGSVYHGGINFGDSQPIPSFSSQPSQVPPVPRGVRRKWDPADDEVLIKDGEREPGQCKKRWHRINDDVNKFCAAYSAAERQHRSGESDTDLLKKAHEIFFADQAKKFTLEHAWCTLRFEQKWLSLNAPKAGNGGKRKNVETTTQPSTTDGVVDAERRPEGIKAAKARRNGGKGKSVSDYASVWEMKKEDWEMKKEDLERKERLSKLAILDTLLARTQPLSEAEEDVKNRLLAECF from the exons ATGGATCCAAATAATATTCATAGTCAGAGCTCTAGTTTATTAGGACTGCTTCAGAGTCAACAAGGGAGCGTTTACCATGGTGGTATTAACTTTGGTGATTCTCAACCTATCCCGTCATTCAGTTCACAACCATCTCAAGTACCACCAGTGCCCCGTGGTGTTAGACGCAAATGGGACCCGGCTGATGACGAGGTGTTGATCA AAGATGGTGAGAGAGAACCCGGGCAATGCAAGAAAAGGTGGCATAGAATAAACGATGACGTTAACAAGTTTTGTGCCGCATACTCCGCAGCAGAGAGACAGCATAGAAGTGGTGAGAGTGACACTGATCTTCTAAAGAAGGCGCATGAGATCTTCTTTGCTGATCAAGCTAAGAAGTTTACTCTTGAACATGCGTGGTGTACGTTGAGATTTGAACAGAAGTGGCTTTCCCTTAACGCACCTAAAGCTGGCAACGGTGGGAAGAGGAAGAATGTTGAGACAACGACACAACCTTCCACCACCGACGGTGTCGTTGATGCTGAGCGGAGGCCAGAAGGAATCAAAGCTGCTAAGGCTAGAAGAAATGGTGGTAAAGGAAAGTCAGTGTCAGACTATGCGAGTGTTTGGGAAATGAAGAAGGAGGACTGGGAAATGAAGAAGGAGGACTTGGAGAGGAAGGAGAGACTGTCGAAGTTAGCTATACTTGACACTCTCCTGGCCAGGACTCAACCATTGAGTGAGGCTGAAGAAGATGTGAAGAATAGGCTCTTAGCGGAGTGTTTCTGA
- the LOC106446179 gene encoding lysine histidine transporter 1-like, with product MVSQPPQDDYDEKSARQKEIDAWLPITSSRNAKWWYSAFHNVTAMVGAGVLGLPYAMSQLGWGPGITVMVLSWIITLYTLWQMVEMHEMVPGKRFDRYHELGQHAFGEKLGLYIVVPQQLIVEIGVCIVYMVTGGKSLKKFHDLVCDDCKPIKLTYFIMIFASVHFVLSHLPNFNSISGVSLAAAVMSLSYSTIAWAASVSKGVQEDVEYGYKAKSTAGTVFNFFSGLGDVAFAYAGHNVVLEIQATIPSTPEKPSKGPMWKGVVVAYIVVALCYFPVAFVGYYIFGNGVDDNILMSLKKPAWLIATANMFVVIHVIGSYQIYAMPVFDMMETLLVKKLNFRPTTILRFCVRNFYVAATMFLGMTFPFFGGLLAFFGGFAFAPTTYFLPCIIWLAIYKPKKYSLSWWANWVCIVFGIFLMVLSPIGGLRTIVIQAKEYKFYS from the exons atggTATCTCAACCTCCTCAAGATGATTAT GATGAGAAATCGGCGAGACAAAAAGAAATAGATGCTTGGTTACCAATTACTTCATCAAGAAATGCTAAGTGGTGGTACTCTGCTTTTCACAATGTCACCGCCATGGTTGGTGCCGGAGTTCTCGGCCTCCCTTACGCTATGTCTCAGCTCGGCTG GGGACCAGGAATTACAGTAATGGTTCTCTCATGGATTATAACACTGTACACATTATGGCAAATGGTAGAAATGCACGAAATGGTTCCGGGAAAGCGTTTCGATCGCTACCACGAGCTCGGACAACACGCGTTCGGGGAAAAACTCGGTCTTTACATAGTCGTGCCGCAACAGCTGATCGTGGAAATAGGCGTTTGCATCGTTTATATGGTCACTGGAGGCAAATCACTAAAGAAGTTTCATGATCTTGTTTGTGATGATTGTAAACCCATCAAACTTACTTACTTCATCATGATCTTCGCTTCTGTTCACTTCGTCCTCTCTCATCTCCCCAATTTCAATTCCATATCCGGTGTGTCTCTTGCCGCCGCGGTTATGTCTCTAAG CTACTCAACAATCGCATGGGCAGCTTCGGTGAGTAAAGGTGTTCAAGAAGATGTTGAATACGGTTACAAAGCAAAATCAACGGCCGGTACGGTTTTCAATTTCTTCAGCGGTTTAGGTGATGTTGCATTCGCTTATGCGGGCCACAACGTGGTCCTTGAGATCCAAGCAACGATTCCTTCGACTCCTGAGAAACCTTCAAAAGGTCCAATGTGGAAAGGAGTTGTTGTTGCTTACATCGTCGTCGCGCTCTGTTATTTTCCGGTGGCCTTCGTTGGATATTATATTTTCGGGAACGGTGTTGATGACAATATCCTCATGTCACTTAAGAAACCGGCTTGGTTAATCGCGACGGCAAACATGTTCGTTGTGATCCACGTTATTGGTAGTTACCAG atTTATGCAATGCCAGTTTTTGACATGATGGAAACTTTGTTGGTCAAGAAGCTTAATTTCAGACCGACCACGATTCTCCGGTTCTGTGTTCGCAATTTCTATGTTG CTGCAACAATGTTTCTAGGTATGACGTTTCCTTTCTTTGGTGGGCTTTTAGCGTTCTTTGGTGGATTCGCGTTTGCTCCAACGACATACTTC CTTCCTTGCATAATTTGGCTAGCTATCTACAAACCTAAGAAGTACAGCTTATCTTGGTGGGCCAACTGG GTATGTATCGTGTTTGGTATTTTCTTAATGGTCTTGTCGCCGATTGGAGGGCTAAGGACGATCGTTATTCAAGCAAAGGAATACAAGTTTTACTCGTAA
- the BNAC04G32900D gene encoding uncharacterized protein BNAC04G32900D encodes MKTDYGKQREASACDDVTDQHKTVVSRIMQRFRPIAPKPPVGESSDDTKSCRFLRRNRRFKRKYVRVRNKNISSGRSNNNKDMICSNKKACGDGEKIKTDLDEEIGGEDKSDIVTLQLLPDKDKDHQAGKDNTDPSDMDPKTSLNISSSLDRTVVESWLTVECVNNTCTELGGYHKLQLSRMNEGEEIVMRMLYFDTCPWLVSDGSNRVYWINRAYRNMLGDPKAEVTIKVWLVVATDLMEEMSCMVESYGAVTCRVRVRYDTSTWRNEKSHSESEVKMTVPCDVWRMGSSGGLAWRLDVESALTLGRYN; translated from the coding sequence ATGAAGACAGACTACGGAAAGCAGCGGGAAGCTTCTGCTTGCGATGATGTTACGGATCAACACAAGACCGTTGTAAGCAGGATAATGCAACGGTTCCGTCCAATCGCACCAAAACCACCTGTCGGCGAATCTTCTGACGACACAAAGAGTTGCAGATTCCTCCGAAGAAACCGAAGATTTAAACGAAAGTATGTTAGGGTTCGGAATAAAAACATTAGTAGTGGTAgaagtaataataataaagatatGATATGTAGTAATAAGAAAGCTTGCGGCGATGGAGAGAAGATAAAGACGGATCTTGATGAAGAGATAGGCGGTGAGGATAAGAGCGATATCGTCACACTTCAGTTGCTTCCGGATAAGGATAAAGATCATCAAGCTGGTAAGGATAATACGGATCCGAGTGATATGGATCCAAAAACGAGTTTAAATATATCATCATCTTTAGATCGGACGGTGGTGGAGTCGTGGTTGACGGTAGAGTGTGTTAATAACACATGTACTGAACTGGGAGGGTATCACAAGCTACAGCTAAGCCGTATGAATGAGGGGGAGGAGATAGTGATGAGGATGCTGTATTTTGACACGTGTCCTTGGTTAGTTTCTGATGGATCAAACCGGGTCTATTGGATCAACCGGGCGTACCGGAATATGTTGGGAGATCCGAAGGCAGAGGTGACTATCAAAGTATGGCTGGTGGTGGCGACGGACCTTATGGAAGAGATGTCGTGCATGGTGGAGTCGTACGGTGCGGTAACATGCAGGGTTAGGGTTCGGTATGATACGTCGACGTGGAGGAATGAGAAGAGTCACTCGGAGTCAGAAGTGAAGATGACTGTGCCGTGTGATGTATGGAGGATGGGATCATCAGGTGGGTTGGCTTGGAGATTAGATGTTGAATCAGCTCTAACACTTGGAAggtataactga